The following are encoded in a window of Anopheles gambiae chromosome X, idAnoGambNW_F1_1, whole genome shotgun sequence genomic DNA:
- the LOC1272143 gene encoding uncharacterized protein LOC1272143, which translates to MNNLSGDKPQQTPVPQPRPRQHVESNAQQEATQYVNVALEPIPASPQPPATNHTPVPAPRQRTKIVLVEEEPSPSGGAAAAATPSADDDHHHHHRQDERYQNVVIVRPAPPSPAQGGAGSNRATVAAPPAASPAASETTNLRGSLSELKIHNELWEPAAAANKQGEEDPGPTVGGEGGKYKTLSPGDLFKTIGTASRMLTESIGERVAHKTKKVAHRLEGWSQEARQSAAGKLLGKSASQASVGGGGKSEQRAAEGKDDSPRESKGETSAKGTAPRPHSLTSPDVMRKIRFDSPLALNNAEAQQATYDTPKKSNKPTNLFRSPGSPATSTAPSSRGGSSVHVSSSSSLASSEGGEPGRPTGRFQRNVPASQSLYSHVVPKRDRAPCANDHSPAPGPLARTSKNKSESNLYESIFYVGPPAAAADSSGGGTSDGIYGKLNIIPRPAISSSSSSLSGGGVGGGSLQHEEVDGGAGSEEDNTVHELNQGESRSGGVRVRDKASTNKPSASAKSSPTSARTGGGGALRRIFSRRLSVGEEQAQHQQQNLRSDSWNFYDVTAACSSSPATDRRDADGEEYEALVDEEEEEEEALSVSQISTPEPFYENSELPSAVPLAEQLAKRRTPHDLLQPVPIGELDVQLRHDYDEVSIADIIDEFDPLASGTTAVVSVGAALEAIIEQDGSEGAPPGGNLALIENLLGEESYSRMPKRVSRDGPPERCPRPPQRSDSLFISGTASSAETGAPPPDRAVPAKPARRKSNRPSRPADQTVSQIIHQNLNLPTGSVDNLVELEERLIEPHLARTEDEPPIGGNGDEQVDLSYSRGPQTSWYVEREGPAGKEEIAINTNHFKKRATVDPVNEHHPQGGSAGRDAVQKVTKTPFMAGSSSAASTGTVAPAEEGDALIDDARASYLPTYFEAIGGTDPLFERGLAATPTTTTTTATKSPSVATKLLNALKRKPSFSKGDSASSSATGSTVLTTLEMVPKPKLTERLISHKGHVLKFPSGKIADVLNELAPRSVVLRERIFQTYLDPQQTLPKEAIHLRHILSVQSILQHKFAGEGRLDLHCFEVVLGVPKGAGSAGSAGGGAGSSALAAASMSTHPDLLITSGTSGNVKLTRQSYMFGTHKRSDRNLWMAKILQSVTDVFGGEGELLREFLRAGWCYVKKSVSAGWAGAWLLLAKRRLYLYSFNEHRLEELDLRKARCIGVVENEPATIGNLYVEGGPSLFIDCPPYTTLYFVMGSPRETHIWLKVIRQVAHKNGPTLHSQQLTRGDVPVLIDKCINFIYAHGSMSEGIYRKSGSQSAVVRILQLFNEDAFSVQLTRNDYNEYDVAGALKKFVRELPGSFFGSYAASFVAIGSLSGSADGQQLKIESYRQLLERLPRLEYCTLKKLLGHLAFIASLEAHNRMGVPNLAMIWGSVLLANASQNTVQEGRGGYHQQDADVVADLIRLYSSLFPVDADELYKEQLMLSVLKKYHAAAENLSDAVKHSGDLKVWITIDCDSPPEDESLRVVGRNSVGREDKAQVNVDVTPTKTAADICKELAAKTKHPWYKLTLYEVIANDALIRPIHYSEKVLEIVVRWTYWDESDRKNNYLTLKPTTTLNDVYRTIQKAPVLTPTMELKFAERKTKSLRNYQLQLIGRGLVVLKKMEKKDKGFEEVLKIDLAQMTAYIGCEPKRDCSSLRWAITLVDHGFKKRTRDSPFIGHVFGGFDFASQILWYSSILYSQYKDDILPSGDLFF; encoded by the exons ATGAATAACTTGAGCGGAGATAAACCCCAGCAAACGCCGGTACCGCAGCCGCGGCCGCGCCAGCACGTCGAATCGAATGCGCAGCAAGAAGCGACGCAGTACGTAAACGTTGCGCTAGAGCCGATTCCTGCGTCGCCACAACCGCCAGCCACGAATCACACACCGGTGCCGGCCCCTCGGCAGCGCACCAAGATAGTGCTGGTGGAGGAAGAGCCGAGCCCGAGCGGcggcgccgccgccgccgccacgcCGAGCGCTgacgacgaccaccaccaccaccaccggcaggaCGAACGTTATCAGAATGTGGTGATCGTGCGGCCAGCCCCACCGAGTCCGGCGCAGGGCGGGGCGGGAAGCAACCGGGCGACTGTTGCTGCTCCTCCTGCTGCTTCTCCTGCTGCGAGTGAGACGACGAACCTTCGGGGCAGCTTGAGCGAGCTGAAGATACACAACGAGCTGTGGGAACCGGCGGCGGCTGCCAATAAGCAGGGCGAGGAGGATCCTGGCCCCACGGTGGGCGGGGAGGGCGGCAAGTACAAGACGCTGTCGCCGGGCGATCTGTTCAAAACGATCGGCACCGCGTCCCGCATGCTGACCGAGTCGATCGGCGAGCGGGTCGCGCACAAGACGAAGAAGGTGGCCCATCGGCTGGAGGGCTGGAGCCAGGAGGCGCGCCAGAGCGCGGCCGGCAAGCTGCTGGGCAAGAGCGCCAGCCAGGCATCGGTGGGAGGCGGCGGCAAGTCGGAGCAGCGCGCCGCAGAGGGAAAGGACGACTCGCCCCGAGAAAGCAAAGGCGAAACGAGCGCGAAGGGGACGGCGCCGCGGCCACACTCACTCACCTCGCCGGACGTGATGCGCAAGATACGGTTCGACAGTCCGCTGGCGCTGAACAATGCGGAAGCCCAGCAGGCGACTTACGACACGCCGAAGAAGAGCAACAAACCGACCAATCTGTTCCGGTCGCCCGGTTCGCCGGCCACGTCCACCGCTCCGTCGTCCCGCGGAGGCAGCAGTGTGCacgtgagcagcagcagcagcctcgcCTCGTCGGAGGGAGGTGAGCCCGGCCGGCCCACCGGTCGGTTCCAGCGCAACGTGCCAGCAAGCCAGAGCCTGTACAGCCACGTGGTGCCGAAGCGGGATCGAGCACCGTGCGCGAACGATCATTCGCCCGCGCCGGGCCCGCTGGCGCGCACCAGCAAGAACAAGAGCGAATCGAACCTGTACGAATCGATCTTCTACGTCGGTCcgccggcagcagcggcggatAGTAGCGGTGGAGGGACGAGCGACGGCATTTACGGCAAGCTGAACATCATTCCGCGCCCAGCGATTtccagctcgagcagcagccTGTCGGGCGGCGGTGTTGGTGGCGGCTCGCTGCAGCACGAGGAAGTGGACGGCGGGGCCGGCTCGGAGGAGGACAACACGGTGCACGAGCTGAACCAAGGCGAGTCCCGGTCGGGCGGTGTGCGCGTGCGCGACAAAGCGTCGACCAACAAACCGTCGGCGTCGGCCAAGTCGTCCCCCACCTCGGCACGcaccggtggcggcggcgccCTGCGACGCATCTTTTCCCGCCGTCTGTCCGTGGGCGAGGAGCAGgcgcagcatcagcagcaaaacTTGCGCTCCGACTCGTGGAACTTTTACGACGTGACGGCCGCCTGCTCGTCGTCGCCTGCCACCGATCGGCGCGACGCTGACGGCGAGGAGTACGAGGCACTggtggacgaggaggaggaggaggaggaagcgtTGAGTGTGTCGCAGATCAGCACGCCGGAACCGTTCTACGAGAACAGCGAGCTGCCGTCCGCGGTGCCACTTGCGGAACAGCTggccaagcgacgaaccccgcaCGATCTGCTGCAGCCGGTACCGATCGGCGAGCTGGACGTGCAGCTCCGCCACGACTACGACGAGGTGTCGATAGCGGACATTATCGACGAGTTCGATCCGCTGGCGAGCGGCACGACGGCGGTGGTGAGCGTGGGGGCGGCACTGGAAGCGATCATCGAGCAGGACGGCTCGGAAGGGGCACCACCGGGCGGCAACCTGGCCCTGATCGAGAACCTGCTCGGCGAGGAATCGTACAGCCGGATGCCGAAGCGTGTGTCGCGGGACGGCCCCCCGGAACGGTGCCCGCGCCCGCCGCAACGGTCGGACTCGCTGTTCATCTCGGGCACGGCATCGTCGGCGGAGACGGGAGCACCGCCACCAGACCGGGCAGTGCCAGCCAAACCGGCGCGCCGAAAGTCCAACCGTCCGTCCAGGCCGGCCGACCAAACCGTCAGCCAGATCATACATCAAAACCTGAACCTGCCGACCGGCAGCGTGGACAATCTGGTGGAGCTGGAGGAGCGGCTGATCGAGCCGCACCTGGCCCGAACCGAGGACGAACCGCCGATCGGTGGTAATGGGGACGAGCAGGTCGATTTGAGCTACTCCCGCGGACCACAAACGAGCTGGTACGTGGAGAGGGAGGGACCGGCCGGCAAGGAGGAGATAGCGATTAACACGAACCATTTCAAGAAGCGGGCGACCGTGGACCCGGTGAACGAGCATCACCCGCAAGGCGGCAGTGCCGGGCGGGATGCGGTGCAGAAAGTGACCAAAACTCCCTTCATggcgggttcgtcgtctgccgCCAGCACCGGTACGGTGGCGCCGGCCGAGGAGGGAGACGCACTGATCGACGATGCGCGAGCGTCCTATCTGCCCACCTACTTTGAAGCGATCGGCGGTACGGACCCACTGTTCGAGCGTGGACTTGCCGCaacacccaccaccaccaccaccaccgcaaccAAGTCACCGAGCGTCGCCACGAAGCTGCTGAACGCGCTCAAGCGCAAGCCAAGCTTCAGCAAGGGCGACTCGGCGTCCTCCTCCGCCACCGGCTCCACCGTCCTTACCACGCTCGAGATGGTGCCGAAGCCGAAGCTAACCGAGCGGCTGATCTCGCACAAGGGCCACGTGCTCAAGTTTCCCTCGGGCAAGATCGCGGACGTGCTGAACGAGCTGGCGCCCCGCTCGGTGGTGCTGCGCGAGCGCATCTTCCAGACGTACCTCGATCCGCAGCAAACCCTGCCGAAGGAGGCGATCCATCTGCGGCACATCCTCTCGGTGCAGAGCATCCTGCAGCACAAGTTCGCGGGCGAGGGCCGGCTCGATCTGCACTGCTTCGAGGTGGTGCTCGGCGTGCCGAAGGGGGCCGGCTCGGCCGGGTCGGCCGGTGGCGGTGCCGGCTCGTCCGCCCTGGCCGCGGCCTCCATGTCGACGCATCCGGATCTGCTGATCACGAGCGGCACGAGCGGTAATGTGAAGCTGACGCGCCAATCGTACATGTTCGGCACGCACAAGCGGTCGGATCGGAACCTGTGGATGGCGAAGATACTGCAGTCGGTGACGGACGTGTTCGGCGGGGAGGGCGAGCTGCTGCGGGAGTTTTTGCGCGCCGGCTGGTGCTACGTGAAGAAGTCCGTGTCGGCTGGGTGGGCCGGCGCGTGGTTGCTGCTGGCGAAGCGGCGGCTCTATCTGTACAGCTTCAACGAGCACCGGCTGGAGGAGCTGGACCTGCGCAAGGCGCGCTGCATCGGGGTGGTGGAGAACGAGCCGGCGACGATCGGCAACCTGTACGTGGAGGGCGGGCCCAGCCTGTTCATCGACTGTCCGCCGTACACGACGCTGTACTTCGTGATGGGGTCGCCGCGCGAAACGCACATCTGGCTGAAGGTGATCCGGCAGGTGGCGCACAAGAACGGGCCGACGCTGCACAGCCAGCAGCTGACGCGGGGCGACGTGCCGGTGCTGATCGACAAGTGCATCAACTTTATCTACGCGCACGGCTCGATGTCGGAGGGCATCTACCGGAAGTCGGGCTCGCAGTCGGCGGTGGTGCGCATCCTGCAGCTGTTCAACGAGGACGCGTTCAGCGTGCAGCTGACGCGCAACGACTACAACGAGTACGATGTGGCGGGCGCGCTGAAGAAGTTCGTCCGCGAGCTGCCGGGGTCGTTCTTCGGCAGCTATGCCGCCTCGTTCGTGGCGATCGGGTCGCTGAGCGGGTCGGCCGATGGGCAGCAGCTGAAGATTGAGTCGTACCGGCAGCTGCTGGAACGGTTGCCGCGGCTCGAGTACTGCACGCTGAAGAAGCTGCTCGGGCATCTGGCGTTCATTGCGTCGCTGGAGGCGCACAACCGGATGGGCGTGCCGAACCTGGCGATGATCTGGGGCTCGGTGCTGCTGGCGAACGCGAGCCAGAACACGGTGCAGGAGGGCCGGGGCGGCTACCATCAGCAGGACGCGGACGTGGTGGCCGATCTGATCCGGCTGTACAGCAGCCTGTTCCCGGTGGACGCCGACGAGCTGTACAAGGAGCAGCTGATGCTGTCGGTGCTGAAGAAGTACCACGCGGCGGCCGAGAACCTGTCCGACGCGGTGAAGCATTCCGGCGACCTGAAGGTGTGGATCACGATCGACTGTGACAGCCCGCCGGAGGACGAGTCGTTGCGCGTGGTCGGAAGGAATAGCGTCGGCCGGGAG GATAAAGCACAAGTAAACGTGGACGTAACGCCGACCAAAACGGCGGCAGACATCTGCAAGGAGCTGGCAGCCAAAACCAAACATCCCTGGTACAAGCTGACACTGTACGAGGTCATCGCAAACGATGCGCTGATCCGGCCGATTCACTACAGCGAGAAGGTTCTGGAGATTGTGGTTCg CTGGACGTACTGGGACGAGTCGGATCGCAAAAACAACTACCTGACGCTGAAGCCAACGACCACGCTGAACGATGTGTACCGAACCATCCAGAAGGCGCCGGTCCTGACGCCCACGATGGAGCTGAAGTTTGCCGAGCGCAAGACCAAGTCGCTGCGCAACTACCAGCTGCAGCTGATCGGGCGCGGGCTGGTCGTGCTGAAAAAGATGGAAAAGAAGGACAAGGGCTTCGAGGAGGTGCTGAAGATCGATCTCGCCCAGATGACCGCGTACATCGGGTGCGAACCGAAGCGTGACTGCTCCAGCCTCCGATGGGCCATCACGCTGGTGGACCATGGTTTCAAGAAGAG AACGCGTGATTCACCCTTCATCGGGCACGTGTTTGGCGGGTTCGATTTCGCCAGCCAAATACTGTGGTACTCCAGCATTCTTTACAGTCAGTATAAGGACGACATTCTGCCGAGCGGGGATCTGTTTTTCTAA
- the LOC1272142 gene encoding zinc finger protein-like 1 homolog isoform X2, whose translation MGLCKCPKRQVTTQFCFEHRVNVCENCMVVNHTKCTVQSYIQWLKDSDFDSNCTLCGSPRESDDCVRLICYHVFHWKCLNARQQLLPANTAPGGHTCPICSEPMFPPSNLVSPVADVLRVRLGQVNWGRNELGLPLILDEKHDTAGYTKVSSSSAGELMVGQNGAGTMTGYSDGLAGGRAIGGNGSNLASSKERPETPHSVLNLDPYVNIANSRRTTLLAREPPIGGSDRDDNKYKRRTPKEIFSRWSRRLYAPSARPVWRKTWFLVGTGLLGFVCIVYVMATISRGDDQGDRELGGFVPNRNLPHAEE comes from the exons ATGGGTCTGTGCAAGTGTCCCAAGCGGCAGGTGACGACGCAGTTCTGCTTCGAGCATCGGGTGAACGTTTGCGAAAACTGTATGGTGGTGAACCACACGAAG TGCACAGTGCAGTCATACATCCAGTGGCTGAAGGATAGCGATTTCGACTCCAACTGCACCCTTTGCGGCAGTCCCCGTGAAAGCGACGACTGTGTGCGGCTCATCTGTTACC ATGTCTTTCACTGGAAGTGTCTGAATGCGAGACAGCAACTGCTGCCTGCGAACACGGCACCCGGCGGCCATACCTGCCCGATCTGCAGCGAGCCCATGTTTCCGCCCAGCAATCTGGTGTCGCCGGTCGCGGACGTGCTGCGTGTCCGGCTCGGGCAGGTGAACTGGGGCCGGAACGAGCTAGGCTTACCGTTG attttggATGAGAAGCACGACACCGCCGGCTACACAAAGGTTTCCTCCAGTTCCGCCGGCGAGCTGATGGTGGGCCAGAACGGTGCCGGCACCATGACAGGCTACAGCGACGGGCTGGCTGGTGGGCGTGCAATCGGGGGCAACGGGAGCAACCTGGCGTCGAGCAAGGAACGGCCCGAAACGCCTCATTCGGTGCTAAATCTCGACCCGTACGTCAACATCg caaacagccgCCGGACGACACTGCTCGCCCGGGAGCCACCGATCGGTGGGTCCGACCGGGACGACAACAAGTACAAGCGGCGCACGCCGAAGGAAATCTTCTCGCGCTGGTCCCGCCGGCTGTACGCACCGTCCGCCCGGCCCGTTTGGCGCAAGACCTGGTTCCTGGTCGGCACCGGGCTGCTCGGGTTCGTCTGCATCGTGTACGTGATGGCCACGATCAGCCGAGGGGACGACCAGGGCGACCGGGAGCTCGGCGGCTTCGTGCCCAACCGTAACCTGCCGCACGCGGAAGAGTGA
- the LOC1272142 gene encoding zinc finger protein-like 1 homolog isoform X1 — protein MGLCKCPKRQVTTQFCFEHRVNVCENCMVVNHTKCTVQSYIQWLKDSDFDSNCTLCGSPRESDDCVRLICYHVFHWKCLNARQQLLPANTAPGGHTCPICSEPMFPPSNLVSPVADVLRVRLGQVNWGRNELGLPLILDEKHDTAGYTKVSSSSAGELMVGQNGAGTMTGYSDGLAGGRAIGGNGSNLASSKERPETPHSVLNLDPYVNIGKHTHTHTHTRYNPTVVDPKALLHLLYNVLAHSKQPPDDTARPGATDRWVRPGRQQVQAAHAEGNLLALVPPAVRTVRPARLAQDLVPGRHRAARVRLHRVRDGHDQPRGRPGRPGARRLRAQP, from the exons ATGGGTCTGTGCAAGTGTCCCAAGCGGCAGGTGACGACGCAGTTCTGCTTCGAGCATCGGGTGAACGTTTGCGAAAACTGTATGGTGGTGAACCACACGAAG TGCACAGTGCAGTCATACATCCAGTGGCTGAAGGATAGCGATTTCGACTCCAACTGCACCCTTTGCGGCAGTCCCCGTGAAAGCGACGACTGTGTGCGGCTCATCTGTTACC ATGTCTTTCACTGGAAGTGTCTGAATGCGAGACAGCAACTGCTGCCTGCGAACACGGCACCCGGCGGCCATACCTGCCCGATCTGCAGCGAGCCCATGTTTCCGCCCAGCAATCTGGTGTCGCCGGTCGCGGACGTGCTGCGTGTCCGGCTCGGGCAGGTGAACTGGGGCCGGAACGAGCTAGGCTTACCGTTG attttggATGAGAAGCACGACACCGCCGGCTACACAAAGGTTTCCTCCAGTTCCGCCGGCGAGCTGATGGTGGGCCAGAACGGTGCCGGCACCATGACAGGCTACAGCGACGGGCTGGCTGGTGGGCGTGCAATCGGGGGCAACGGGAGCAACCTGGCGTCGAGCAAGGAACGGCCCGAAACGCCTCATTCGGTGCTAAATCTCGACCCGTACGTCAACATCggtaagcacacacacacacacacacacacgcggtacAACCCAACCGTGGTTGATCCAAAAGCTCTTTTACACCTTCTTTACAACGTTCTcgcacacagcaaacagccgCCGGACGACACTGCTCGCCCGGGAGCCACCGATCGGTGGGTCCGACCGGGACGACAACAAGTACAAGCGGCGCACGCCGAAGGAAATCTTCTCGCGCTGGTCCCGCCGGCTGTACGCACCGTCCGCCCGGCCCGTTTGGCGCAAGACCTGGTTCCTGGTCGGCACCGGGCTGCTCGGGTTCGTCTGCATCGTGTACGTGATGGCCACGATCAGCCGAGGGGACGACCAGGGCGACCGGGAGCTCGGCGGCTTCGTGCCCAACCGTAA
- the LOC11175970 gene encoding uncharacterized protein LOC11175970, which yields MFFGSALTVFVMVGFGALLATGDDIGSETDLMISADGILNEQLMPITYLMLDGGGCDPSSRESCALGREAEGRTEPSAELPLKELGSDASYSSALSTLEFHRTMINLYRCKGFLAKRIINVVPAQSQLFKRMSAAQMPNSSALVMSQDPTDGMLYDPGSSGYKEWLTKTSTLDDIYENFLSMRKANDTVSRNLHQAASTTINRVSESASQPASNSRLSQEEYFDEGIITGYAMQPDQVGGVAPGGAGNYERYGQQQQQQHHHQHQYGSQDLQLRHSKYQRGLLQGEADGGGGYEASRGDYGYHHHHHAPIVEYEEKTLDKSSSLLGLKDLFDIALTTLAYLSFGMFILQVIMCITMTKSDSSMMILPTTPEVEVEEDEGRRFARSLTVDGSVRTRELNQLARYVLDSIDAIGSGGPEPDRCLQACLCRANRFSRTLTGIPGYWVSVWSFGVSWLARYKHPSRNNPAFALKCMSAALIGLGNGKCAELYPCGGGKKSKPS from the exons ATGTTCTTCGGCAGTGCGTTGACAGTGTTCGTGATGGTAGGGTTTGGTGCTTTGTTGGCCACTGGCGATGACATCGGCTCGGAAACGGATTTGATGATATCGGCCGACGGTATCCTGAACGAGCAGCTGATGCCCATCACGTACCTAATGCTGGACGGTGGTGGGTGTGATCCGAGCTCGCGGGAAAGCTGTGCGCTGGGTAGGGAGGCCGAAGGTCGTACCGAACCGTCGGCCGAACTGCCGCTGAAGGAGCTCGGTAGTGATGCCAGCTACAGCAGTGCGCTTTCCACGCTCGAATTTCATCG TACCATGATCAATCTGTACCGCTGCAAGGGCTTCCTGGCCAAGCGCATCATCAACGTGGTCCCGGCGCAATCGCAACTGTTCAAGCGCATGAGCGCGGCCCAGATGCCCAACAGTTCCGCGCTGGTAATGAGCCAAGACCCGACCGACGGTATGCTGTACGATCCCGGCTCGTCCGGCTACAAAGAGTGGCTTACCAA AACATCCACGCTGGACGACATCTACGAAAACTTCCTCTCGATGCGGAAGGCTAACGATACGGTTAGCCGCAACCTGCACCAGGCGgcctccaccaccatcaaccgGGTGTCGGAGTCCGCGAGCCAGCCAGCCTCGAACTCGCGCCTCAGCCAGGAGGAGTACTTTGACGAGGGCATCATTACCGGGTACGCCATGCAGCCGGATCAGGTTGGCGGAGTAGCGCCCGGCGGCGCAGGAAACTACGAACGTTacggtcagcagcagcagcagcagcatcatcaccagcaCCAGTACGGTTCGCAAGATCTACAGCTCCGACACTCCAAGTACCAGCGAGGACTGCTGCAGGGCGAGGCGGACGGCGGTGGCGGGTACGAAGCGTCCCGGGGGGATTACGgctaccatcaccatcaccacgcgCCGATCGTCGAGTACGAGGAGAAAACGCTCGACAAGAGCAGCAGCCTGCTCGGGCTGAAGGATCTGTTCGACATTGCGCTGACCACGCTCGCCTACCTGTCGTTCGGCATGTTCATACTGCAGGTCATCATGTGCATCACGATGACGAAGAGCGACTCCAGCATGATGATACTGCCGACCACGCCCGAGGTCGAggtggaggaggacgaggGCCGTCGCTTTGCGCGCTCGCTCACCGTGGACGGGTCGGTGCGGACCCGCGAACTGAACCAGCTGGCCCGGTATGTGCTGGACTCGATCGATGCGATTGGGAGCGGCGGGCCGGAACCGGACCGCTGCCTGCAGGCGTGCCTGTGCAGGGCGAACCGGTTCTCGCGCACCCTCACCGGCATCCCGGGGTATTGGGTAAGCGTTTGGAG CTTCGGCGTATCCTGGCTGGCTCGGTACAAGCATCCTTCACGCAACAACCCAGCGTTCGCGCTGAAGTGCATGAGTGCGGCGTTGATAGGGCTTGGCAATGGGAAGTGCGCGGAACTGTACCCATGTGGTGGTGGGAAAAAATCCAAACCATCCTAG